In the Ruminococcus sp. OA3 genome, one interval contains:
- a CDS encoding NAD-dependent epimerase/dehydratase family protein translates to MIEYEQYKSDVKTIAGLSLPWEKLRQKELLITGATGLIGSFLIDVLMERNTAYANEINIRAAGRSPEKAKSRFRDHGIVMENEKAGDFGRLFFKQWDVTAPLPENEMTYDYIIHGASNTHPRAYAADPVGTITGNVTGLLNLMEHARRRRPQRVLLMSSVEIYGENVQAIPAFAESDLGYIDCNTVRAGYPESKRLSESICQAYAAQYGVEFVTGRFSRVYGPTMQEEDSKALAQFIRNAVSGGNIVLKSEGKQLYSYTYVADAVSALLFLLLKGKACEAYNIADPLSDLTLKELAGLLADFSGTRVVCELPDEQERAGYSAATHAVLDAAKLKSLGWHAMFPIETGLAHTVEILTEAAREAQR, encoded by the coding sequence ATGATAGAATATGAACAGTATAAAAGTGATGTGAAAACGATTGCCGGCCTCTCTCTTCCGTGGGAGAAGCTGAGACAAAAAGAGCTGCTGATCACCGGGGCAACGGGGCTGATCGGATCATTTCTCATCGATGTCCTGATGGAACGGAATACGGCATATGCCAACGAGATCAATATCCGGGCGGCCGGGAGGAGTCCGGAGAAAGCCAAAAGCCGTTTCAGAGATCATGGGATTGTAATGGAAAATGAAAAAGCCGGCGATTTTGGCCGGCTGTTTTTTAAACAGTGGGATGTGACCGCACCGCTTCCCGAAAATGAGATGACATATGATTATATTATTCACGGGGCGAGCAATACACACCCCAGAGCTTACGCAGCAGACCCGGTGGGGACGATCACGGGAAATGTCACCGGACTTTTGAATCTCATGGAACATGCCAGGAGAAGGCGACCGCAGAGGGTACTGTTGATGTCAAGCGTCGAAATATACGGGGAAAATGTGCAGGCAATTCCGGCATTTGCGGAAAGTGATCTTGGGTACATTGACTGTAATACGGTGCGCGCCGGCTATCCTGAGAGCAAGAGGCTTTCTGAAAGTATCTGTCAGGCTTATGCCGCGCAGTATGGAGTGGAGTTTGTCACGGGACGGTTCAGCCGCGTGTACGGACCGACGATGCAGGAGGAAGACAGCAAGGCGCTGGCACAGTTTATCAGAAACGCCGTGAGCGGCGGGAATATCGTGCTTAAAAGTGAGGGAAAACAGCTGTATTCCTACACGTATGTGGCGGATGCAGTATCAGCGCTGCTGTTCCTGCTGTTAAAGGGAAAAGCCTGTGAGGCTTATAATATTGCAGACCCACTGTCAGATCTGACATTGAAAGAACTTGCCGGGTTGCTGGCAGATTTTTCAGGAACGAGGGTGGTCTGTGAACTGCCTGACGAACAGGAGCGTGCAGGATATTCGGCGGCGACTCATGCAGTGCTGGATGCAGCGAAACTTAAGAGCCTCGGCTGGCATGCGATGTTCCCGATAGAGACGGGACTGGCCCATACGGTGGAGATATTGACTGAGGCAGCGAGGGAAGCACAGAGATAA
- a CDS encoding LicD family protein — protein sequence MIQYTEEDYRKIRKYSMETLKEFIRICEKHELTYFAISGTAIGAVRHQGFIPWDDDMDVGMLREDYDRFVRIAKEEMDKRYELYSASLQKRVQGFYLQMFPKGSVFMTKWNQKWPLHPGIKLDIFPYDNIPVSGRERARLYRSLRFWNRLYIIKNTGVPYFEGNSLKVKLVRGACRLGYYIMKPGPSVDRIVSRYERLMQKYAGTSGYYTILDDMNPDLWVIKKDELFPVRRERFEDVMINLPAENDAMLRRQYGDYMQLPPEDERQGHEIVKLVFPEEQE from the coding sequence ATGATTCAATACACAGAAGAAGATTACCGGAAAATCAGGAAATACAGCATGGAAACATTAAAGGAGTTTATCCGGATATGTGAGAAGCATGAACTTACGTATTTTGCAATATCAGGTACGGCGATCGGTGCAGTCCGCCATCAGGGATTTATCCCGTGGGATGATGATATGGACGTCGGGATGCTCAGAGAGGATTATGACCGCTTTGTCCGGATTGCAAAAGAGGAGATGGATAAGAGGTATGAGCTTTACAGCGCATCCCTTCAGAAACGGGTGCAGGGGTTTTATCTGCAGATGTTTCCAAAGGGTTCCGTCTTCATGACGAAATGGAACCAGAAATGGCCGCTTCATCCCGGGATCAAACTGGATATTTTTCCGTATGATAACATTCCGGTGTCAGGGAGGGAACGAGCCAGACTGTACCGGTCGCTCCGCTTCTGGAACCGGCTGTACATTATTAAAAATACAGGCGTACCGTATTTTGAGGGAAACAGTCTGAAAGTGAAGCTGGTCAGGGGGGCATGCCGCCTTGGCTATTACATAATGAAACCGGGTCCGTCGGTGGACAGGATTGTTTCAAGGTATGAGAGGCTGATGCAAAAGTATGCAGGTACCTCAGGGTATTATACGATACTGGATGATATGAATCCGGATCTCTGGGTCATCAAAAAAGACGAGCTGTTTCCTGTGAGGCGGGAGCGGTTCGAGGACGTCATGATTAACCTGCCTGCTGAAAATGATGCCATGCTGCGAAGGCAATACGGGGATTATATGCAGTTGCCGCCGGAAGATGAACGCCAGGGTCATGAGATCGTAAAACTGGTGTTTCCAGAAGAACAGGAGTGA
- a CDS encoding glycosyltransferase has protein sequence MSKGSRVSVLMSVYRPDLSFLRQQLLSIEAQDYPDTELIVWDDCPGEDITGILGEILLKTPYTYHRCSENLGYIRAFETLAEMASGEYLAFCDQDDVWDASKLSRCTEVLEQKRAVLVTSDRRIIDEENRVVTESVRSASRHPYERWSTGDDISCNAVFTCYALGMTIVMRTDAAKRMLPFSRNTGHDKWVTMCAAAMGSVCYIEEVLQSYRRHGKNVSGIFYHLASKEEYYTWRVETSCAVVRELLERFPDHPRREQILAFSRARKRRKTVQLWKYRRTAPAVAMFEIMLKWIPSGVFAWMLKHMQGR, from the coding sequence ATGTCAAAAGGTTCCAGAGTATCCGTGCTAATGTCTGTGTACCGGCCGGATCTTTCGTTTTTAAGGCAGCAGCTTCTCAGCATCGAGGCTCAGGATTATCCGGATACAGAGCTGATCGTATGGGATGATTGTCCGGGGGAGGATATCACAGGCATTCTCGGGGAAATACTTTTAAAAACGCCGTACACATACCACAGATGCAGTGAAAACCTGGGTTACATCCGTGCTTTTGAGACCCTGGCAGAGATGGCATCCGGTGAATATCTGGCATTCTGTGACCAGGATGATGTGTGGGATGCATCGAAGCTTTCAAGATGTACAGAGGTTCTGGAACAGAAGCGTGCAGTTCTTGTGACGTCTGACCGCAGAATCATCGATGAAGAAAACCGTGTGGTGACAGAGAGTGTGCGCAGCGCAAGCAGGCATCCATATGAACGATGGAGCACCGGAGACGATATTTCCTGCAATGCAGTTTTTACCTGCTATGCACTCGGTATGACGATCGTGATGCGCACAGATGCGGCAAAACGGATGCTGCCATTTTCAAGAAATACCGGACACGATAAGTGGGTGACGATGTGTGCAGCGGCGATGGGCAGTGTCTGCTATATTGAGGAAGTGCTTCAGAGTTACCGGCGCCATGGGAAGAATGTCAGCGGTATTTTCTATCACCTGGCTTCGAAGGAGGAGTATTACACGTGGCGTGTAGAGACCTCATGCGCCGTAGTGCGGGAACTCCTGGAACGGTTTCCGGACCATCCACGAAGGGAACAGATCCTGGCATTTTCACGGGCAAGAAAGAGAAGAAAAACGGTACAGCTGTGGAAATACCGCAGGACGGCACCTGCCGTGGCTATGTTTGAGATAATGCTGAAGTGGATTCCCTCTGGAGTTTTTGCATGGATGCTGAAACATATGCAGGGAAGATAA
- a CDS encoding LicD family protein: MLYREYDPNILQKLQDVECEILKDFDTFCRENGIEYFGCGGTLLGAVRHGGFIPWDDDIDVGMTREHYDRFLEIARREPKGKYHLMNAQVDASFPVMISKWYQAGTKFRDEDAVTCGYESGIAVDIFCFDNVADDEQGLRRQAMQAWIFGKLLVLRQIAEPTVYADGWKAKTMLLVSKLINRLLKMFRVSPEYLYRKANEAAVRYRDENTRRVAFLFDPTPYTSMLRRSDIYPVRKLMFEGMELSFPRRPHVYLRTRYGKNYMELPPEDKRHNHPPAELDFGNGEQSES; encoded by the coding sequence ATGCTTTACAGGGAATATGATCCGAATATATTGCAGAAACTGCAGGATGTCGAATGCGAAATACTGAAAGATTTCGATACATTCTGCCGGGAAAACGGCATCGAGTATTTTGGCTGCGGAGGGACGCTGCTGGGAGCAGTCCGGCATGGCGGTTTCATTCCGTGGGACGATGATATCGACGTCGGAATGACGAGGGAGCATTACGACCGTTTTCTGGAGATTGCCAGGAGGGAGCCGAAGGGAAAGTATCATCTGATGAACGCGCAGGTGGATGCCTCTTTTCCGGTCATGATAAGTAAATGGTATCAGGCGGGGACGAAATTCCGGGACGAGGATGCCGTGACATGCGGATATGAGTCCGGGATCGCAGTCGACATTTTTTGTTTCGACAATGTGGCGGATGATGAACAGGGACTTCGCCGACAGGCGATGCAGGCATGGATTTTCGGAAAGCTGCTGGTACTGCGGCAGATTGCGGAGCCGACTGTGTATGCGGATGGATGGAAGGCAAAGACCATGCTGCTTGTTTCAAAACTGATAAACAGACTGCTTAAGATGTTCCGTGTTTCGCCGGAATACCTTTACCGTAAAGCAAATGAAGCGGCTGTGCGCTACCGGGATGAGAATACGCGGAGAGTTGCTTTTTTATTTGATCCCACACCGTATACGAGCATGTTGCGGCGCAGTGATATTTATCCTGTGAGAAAACTTATGTTTGAGGGAATGGAACTGAGTTTCCCGCGCCGTCCTCATGTATACCTGCGCACAAGGTACGGTAAGAACTACATGGAGCTTCCGCCGGAGGATAAACGCCATAACCATCCCCCGGCTGAACTGGATTTTGGAAACGGAGAACAGAGCGAATCATGA
- a CDS encoding IspD/TarI family cytidylyltransferase, with protein sequence MNVALIIAGGSGHRMNQDIPKQFINIYDRPVIVYTLEAFQKHKEIDAIEVVCLDGWHDVLKAYANQFNITKLRWVTSGGSTGQESIRNGVDNLKNDCEDDDIIIVHDGIRPLVDVSVLSDVIAVCREKGNAVTAMPYNEQIFKIRDEESTCEYIPRETLRRVATPQAYKYGKLRWAYEKAFTEKIGIYGSSYTNTMMVDLGETLYFAKGSDRNIKLTTKDDLELFKAYLKLEENTWLK encoded by the coding sequence ATGAATGTTGCGCTGATCATTGCCGGCGGGAGCGGGCACAGGATGAACCAGGATATTCCAAAGCAATTCATCAATATTTATGACCGGCCGGTGATCGTCTATACACTGGAAGCGTTTCAAAAGCATAAGGAAATCGATGCCATTGAAGTCGTCTGCCTGGATGGCTGGCATGATGTGCTGAAGGCCTATGCAAATCAGTTCAATATCACGAAACTTCGGTGGGTAACCTCCGGAGGTTCAACCGGGCAGGAATCGATCCGCAACGGGGTGGATAATCTGAAAAATGACTGTGAGGATGATGATATCATCATCGTACATGATGGTATCCGGCCGTTGGTTGATGTCAGTGTATTATCGGACGTGATCGCTGTGTGCCGCGAAAAGGGCAATGCGGTTACCGCGATGCCGTACAATGAACAGATTTTTAAGATCAGGGATGAGGAGTCTACCTGTGAATATATTCCGAGGGAGACACTGCGAAGAGTGGCGACTCCGCAGGCGTACAAATATGGGAAACTTCGATGGGCATATGAAAAGGCATTTACAGAGAAAATCGGTATCTATGGGTCGTCCTACACGAATACGATGATGGTGGATCTCGGAGAGACGCTGTATTTTGCGAAAGGATCTGACCGCAATATCAAATTGACGACGAAAGATGACCTTGAGCTTTTCAAGGCGTATCTGAAGCTGGAAGAAAACACCTGGCTGAAGTAG
- a CDS encoding D-alanyl-D-alanine carboxypeptidase family protein has product MKNKKTYSIILALLVCMLFTQTAWAEVHNDEKYTVKTNETKGWPQGADTYSETAVLMDAKTGEVLFDKGKDETRYPASITKIMTTLLALEHCKLDEQVTFTETGLARMAEGSNINMQVGEIMTMEQCLYAVMIRSANEVAAQVAEHVAGSQEEFARMMNERAQELGCTNTHFNNPSGLPDENHWTTANDMALIFREALKNEEFVKIIGTLEYTIPPTNLNPEARTVSSHHAMIVPTAPEYYEGCIGGKTGVTDLSQNTLVTAAERDGIRLIAVVMRADPGQVCADTKALFDYGFGNFEKLAVQGGELLVPKGVTENDLTETSVDIEDGVFRTYTYNDYTVGTVTVSQEELDAMEKAEQAENEEQQAVTKEPVPETEGVPEKQDESVSGTYRTIIIVLGVLIAAAVLLIIIKAATRKKKRKRRKKR; this is encoded by the coding sequence ATGACGAGAAATACACGGTTAAGACGAACGAGACAAAAGGATGGCCGCAGGGGGCAGATACATACTCGGAGACGGCAGTCCTGATGGATGCGAAGACAGGAGAAGTATTGTTTGACAAGGGCAAGGATGAGACCAGATATCCTGCCAGCATCACAAAGATCATGACAACACTTCTGGCTCTGGAACACTGTAAGCTGGATGAGCAGGTAACGTTTACGGAAACAGGGCTTGCAAGGATGGCGGAAGGCAGCAATATCAATATGCAGGTCGGCGAAATCATGACGATGGAGCAGTGTCTGTATGCTGTTATGATCAGATCTGCCAACGAAGTTGCAGCTCAGGTGGCGGAACACGTTGCGGGAAGCCAGGAAGAGTTTGCCAGGATGATGAATGAGAGAGCGCAGGAGCTGGGGTGTACGAATACTCATTTTAATAATCCAAGCGGACTCCCGGACGAGAACCACTGGACGACAGCAAATGACATGGCGCTGATCTTCAGAGAGGCTTTAAAGAATGAAGAATTTGTAAAGATCATCGGTACACTGGAGTATACGATCCCACCGACTAATCTGAATCCTGAGGCGCGCACGGTTTCCAGCCATCATGCAATGATCGTTCCGACAGCACCTGAGTATTATGAAGGATGCATTGGGGGGAAGACGGGAGTAACGGATCTGTCCCAAAATACACTTGTGACTGCGGCTGAACGTGACGGTATCCGGCTGATCGCCGTTGTGATGCGTGCAGATCCGGGACAGGTATGTGCGGATACGAAAGCCCTGTTCGATTATGGGTTCGGGAATTTTGAAAAGCTCGCGGTGCAGGGAGGAGAACTTCTTGTGCCGAAGGGAGTGACAGAAAATGATCTTACCGAAACCTCTGTGGATATCGAGGACGGAGTGTTCAGGACGTACACTTACAATGACTATACGGTTGGAACTGTAACGGTTTCACAGGAAGAACTTGATGCCATGGAAAAGGCTGAGCAGGCAGAGAATGAAGAACAGCAGGCTGTGACGAAAGAGCCGGTACCGGAGACGGAGGGCGTACCTGAAAAACAGGATGAAAGTGTGTCCGGGACCTACCGGACCATCATCATCGTCCTCGGAGTACTGATCGCGGCTGCTGTGCTGCTGATCATTATCAAGGCAGCCACCAGAAAGAAGAAAAGAAAGAGAAGAAAAAAGAGGTAA